The nucleotide sequence ACTCTCATCGAGTTTCGTAGTCGCTCCCAACTGTCGCTGGAACTTGACCAGCCGTTGTCTCAACCGTTCAGTTAGATCCTTCGTCTTGTTGATAACTGAAGTGCGACGAAACACCGGACTCATTTTGGACGTGATTTCGGCGAATCGAGCATTCGTCACGACGAGTTCACCGGTCAGATTCATCAGCCGGTCGAGTCGATCAATATCGATGCGCAGCGTTTCAGTGACAGGAACCTTTGCTTCGGAGGATTCTGGGGAGACAGGCGATGCGGGTGCGCCGTTGTTTGGTTCGATGGCAGTTGCGGAACTTGCGGCGACATCAGATTGAGGGACAGGGCTGCCGGCAGCCGGCTCGTTTTCGTGGTCGAACGTGACACCCGCCTGAGGTGCCGTATCACCCGGCCCTTCGACGACCAGGTCGTGCGGAGTTTTCCCGTCGGCATTCCCATCGAACTCAATGTCAACGAGCGAAGGCATATCCATTTCGATGGAGTCGACGCCATCAACACTGGCAATCCGTCGGATCTCTTCGAGCTTGCGATCCGTCAGGAGAACTAAGGAGAACAGTGGAAGCTCGTCAAAACTGCGAACGTCCTCAATTTTGGGTTCGCACGAGATGACTTCGCCGATCGATGACAGCCGTGCCACAATCAGCCGTGCCTTGAGGTCGGCCAATTGAAGTCCCGGCTTGAACTTGACCTTAATCGGCACACCCGCGGACATCGAGACGGCGTTCGAAGGTCCAGCAGCAACTGAGGCGGGAGCAGGAACTTCCGGTTCGAATACCGATGCGTCTTCGCGAGGTGACTGCTCGTTGAGTTGGCGGATCAACTCGCTGGGATCTCCTTCATCCGGATTTCCCGCTCTCAGTCGATGGGTAAAATTCCGGAAGTAGTCGACACATTTCAGGACAAGCGTCGTTGTGTCCCGGTCCAACTGCTCCTTACCTGATCGATAGTTTTCGAATCGGTCTTCCAGCGTATGGGCGAAGTCTCCGATGACTTCAAACCCCATCATTCCGCACGAGCCTTTCAGGGAGTGCAGCATGCGAAAGGCTTTGTTCAACGCTTCGGCGTTAGTGGGGTCCCCCTCCAGAAACAGCGTCGCCTCGACAAGAGCATCGAGCTCCTCGGCCGTCTCGTCGAGAAAGACCTGCAGATACACTGACAGATCATCGGATGAAGAGTCAGAATTCTGCGTCGGATTATTCGGATCTGACACCATTGGGTTCCTGACTACTCCTTCTGATACAGAAAAGTACTTCGCTTGGTCAGCATTCCCAACATGTCAAAAATTCCCTCTGAGGGGCCGACGACGAGAAACCCCCGTGGCGCGAGCGCCTTGACCAGATTCTCAATCACGGTCTCTTTTGAAGCCCGGTTGAAGTAGATGAGGACATTGCGAATAAAGATGCAATCAAATGCCGGCTCAGTGATCGGCTGCATGAGATTGTGCCTTTTGAATTTCACGATCTCTGACAGGGCCGGTTTGACCTTCCATGCGTTTGCCGCCGTGTCGTGCTGAAAGTACTGTGTCCGCAACTTCAGTGGGATATCGTCCATGGTTTGGGTAGCGAACAGACCGGCGCGTGCTTGGGAAAGTGCCTGTTCGCTGATATCGGTCCCCAGGATTTCGAGCTTCCAGCTTGTCAGCTTGTGCTGGTTTTCGGCAAGACAGAGAGCGATGGAATAAGGTTCTTCTCCGGTGCTACACGCCGCAGACCAGATGCGGATACTGCGGCGGCTCCCCACTTCTTTGGATCGGGCGATCTGCAAATCGACAAACTCGGTACTGAGCCAGTCAAAGTGTTTCTGTGTACGAAAGAATGACGTTTCGTTCGTGGTGATGGCGCTGAGGAATCCGTCGAGTTCCGTCTTGCCGGACGATGAGGTCAGGAAGTCGAAGTAACTCTGGAAGCTCTCGATATTCGTCGCACGCAGTCTTCGACGGACTCTGTTACTAAGTAGTGTGATCTTGGTATCGGGCACACTGATACCGCAGAGTTTCAGAATCAGCTTCTGATACTTTTCAAATTCTTGACGAGTCAGTTGAATCGAGTCCACAGCCGCCCGGCCTTCGAACAAATTGTCCTTCGTGCGCTTCTAAACCTTAAATCGTGCCACGA is from Schlesneria sp. DSM 10557 and encodes:
- a CDS encoding chemotaxis protein CheW, which codes for MVSDPNNPTQNSDSSSDDLSVYLQVFLDETAEELDALVEATLFLEGDPTNAEALNKAFRMLHSLKGSCGMMGFEVIGDFAHTLEDRFENYRSGKEQLDRDTTTLVLKCVDYFRNFTHRLRAGNPDEGDPSELIRQLNEQSPREDASVFEPEVPAPASVAAGPSNAVSMSAGVPIKVKFKPGLQLADLKARLIVARLSSIGEVISCEPKIEDVRSFDELPLFSLVLLTDRKLEEIRRIASVDGVDSIEMDMPSLVDIEFDGNADGKTPHDLVVEGPGDTAPQAGVTFDHENEPAAGSPVPQSDVAASSATAIEPNNGAPASPVSPESSEAKVPVTETLRIDIDRLDRLMNLTGELVVTNARFAEITSKMSPVFRRTSVINKTKDLTERLRQRLVKFQRQLGATTKLDESFKSLFHGLEDDLDRLDEQSSLWDEGHRHFLEITEAVDQLTRVSKNLQRGVLNTRMVPVGPLLNRFKRVIRDLSVERGKKVQLVVHGENTELDRRMIDSLGDPLLHLVRNSIDHGVELPEERLANGKPAISTLSIEASHRGNNVLITVRDDGKGIDPARIRDRIVSRGIATEGQVREMSDQQVVDYIWHPGFSTADQISDISGRGVGMDIVQSTIASLSGTIEMKSVVGVGTTFTIRLPLTLAIIRSLLVRHGDGHFSIPIDDVREIVSVAPENIHAVHRHLTIDVRGELISLASMESIFDWGHKVASPPAERSPHNRNINVVLLNGRGKTLGLCVEALVGRADIVIKSLSENFIAIRGLSGASIMGDGSVCLMLDCAALIELASERSATRTGARPLTTLH
- a CDS encoding protein-glutamate O-methyltransferase CheR, translating into MDSIQLTRQEFEKYQKLILKLCGISVPDTKITLLSNRVRRRLRATNIESFQSYFDFLTSSSGKTELDGFLSAITTNETSFFRTQKHFDWLSTEFVDLQIARSKEVGSRRSIRIWSAACSTGEEPYSIALCLAENQHKLTSWKLEILGTDISEQALSQARAGLFATQTMDDIPLKLRTQYFQHDTAANAWKVKPALSEIVKFKRHNLMQPITEPAFDCIFIRNVLIYFNRASKETVIENLVKALAPRGFLVVGPSEGIFDMLGMLTKRSTFLYQKE